The genomic DNA accacatgatgcatgcatggatgatcctggatggggtggttcaaccaatttgcttgtaccatatggttcactctaattagtagaataatgtattaagtgggatggcctcatcctggatgagttggtccaattcacccaaccaaacaaaaagatcattattattttgaatcatttcatacatgaatcaaatgatacaaccaaccaaacacacccttagtgaGGGGTTGAGCCCCGTTTGGACTTTGGACGGGTTTAGGAAGAGGCAAATTTGCCTGAAATAATCTAGCCTGAGAAACGAACAGACTTCTAAGATTGTTGTCAATGAAGATGGCTGCTTAGCTTGGACCAAATACATTATAGTCTTCAACTTTATTCCAGTGGCTCTGAGAGCTTCAAGCTGCCGGGCTGGCGGGCGCCCCATGTGGAAGCTAGCTACTGAAGGATATAGGTCAACTGTGTACACCTATCTTTTCTCGTGAAGTTAGTCTTTATGATCAATTCTCAATGAGCTTTATGATATCAGAGTCAAAGCTTTCAAGTTATAGTCGTAGCCAGCGTAACCCAACGAACATATTTTCAGCTGTTCCTTTTAGTTAGTAAGAGTGCATTTTTTTTAGGACGAGTAAGAGTGCAAATGGACAATTGAGAGAGTCACACACCATCATGGGCTTGCTTGTTTTTTTGTTATCTTTTTCTTGGGCCTTGAGCCCAGCAGTCGTTGGATTCAAAGACTATTGGGCTCTATTCAAAACTCCACCGGCTTCCGCTCCTCATCACCCCGCGGCACCAAGATCTATCTTGCCAGCCACCTACACGTCACTACCGGATGCACCAAATCTTTGACTTGTCAACGGTGCATTAAGTGCATGACTATCTACTGCAAGATCAATGCCAGCCACATGCAACGAGCACGACGCAACCTCTATTGTAAAGTATGCCTAGGTGATGGCCATGTTTAATGGCCTGCTACCGTCAGAGGTGATTGCAGGGTTTACAACCCTCTGTCCCTCTTCAACCTTGAAGATCAAGCCATCGAGGTGATGGACAATGCCGTGATGAACCTAGTTAGAGATGGTGTTGTGGAGGTACATGGTGAGGCGTTCCCAGCAGCCAACAACGAGTGGAAGAGTGTCATGCGATGCTATGGAGAGATGCTATAAAGTGGTAGAATTAGCAGTGGCAAGAGATGTGCTAGAGTGGCATGGCACAATAGCGAAGAGGCCTCGATTGCTGATATTAGGTCGAGGCCAGCACTATGCTGTGGCAGCAAAGAGATTGTGTGCTGTTATAGGTCCAGGAGTCATGGAGTTATTGGGTTCTTGTGGTGCAAGACATATCTTTTAGATGTTGTTGCTTTGTATCTTGTTGCTCTATTATACTTTTAAGTCTAAGCtgcttctttttaatataattatAAGAGACCAAGTTAAGATGTGCCttagtctatttgtgatgagtgattggcTGGATGATTTGAgactttaccggttgagtcaatatttcatatgtgcatgtttATGCTAATGGCTAACTTGGTttatgatgtgcaggtgtaggatgtgacatGGCGGTCGACAGCATGAgatgaaggtcaagcgaaaggttcatgccgatgtattAGGGGTGTGAatggtggacacgagtaggcttagatcgagggacccgaggaATCTGGGCAGAGTCATGAACGATcgacatggtgcacggaagagcaagagtacacgggatggagacggcgtcaatcgagtcaagcgggatggaggcgagtcgagtaggcggcccgggagcgggagcgaaagacttggaggtgtcGAAAGCTTGGCGGAGACGGACACACGTCGACAtcgatgagtcacgccttgcgggGCATGCAAGAGGGTTTAACTGGTTTGGTCTCAAAACCGGGGCTGAGTCACgcaccatcacgaagcttgcgttgagacgaagcgaagtcgtgaaggcgtcgGGTCCGTTTGATGTTCCGACAAAAAGTTTTTGACAGTTTTACACCTATGGGGTATTTGGATTGTATGCTCCATGTAAATGTATTTTGGTTATTTGCCAAATGCGTACACACACGGGTTGGACAGGTACACATCTCAGGAGGTTGTTTGGGGTGGGCTTATCATTTTGTTGGTGAGAGTCATTgggtgagggagaggaagagagatgaaggatctttgatttgatctttttacCATCTTAACTTTAATTGTGTTTAAGAGTGGCTTGTAATCGAACGTGGTGGAATAATCTAAAGATTAatttcgtgccatcttgttccatccctTTAACctaaaatttatcttttttggaTTTTTCGGAGgtattttgagaatttttgtTTTCACAATTTGCTCTAAACCATGTAAAATTTGTTGGATGATTTTGTTGCTAGGATCCTTATGAGCAACTTTGGTACGATCTCCTCTTAAATTTCTCACGGATTCGGCGTGAATCTAAAGTTTTCCTCGTACCGTGTTCTTTGTAAGGCGTTCGGATTTCTCCAAAATCTGCAATGAATACTTGAGATTTTCAATATCTTTTTCCTTAGATCTATTAGCTCTTGAGGAGGTGCTTTTATGGCTCAAGTTTCGTTTCGGATCGTTGTGCATTGAGAGAGGACTTTTCGTTTGAAGGTTGGGTCTTTTGCGTGTGTTCTTGGTGTGGTTCTTTTCTGTTCTTGGGCAGCAGCGCTTTGGGGGAGGCGAGGTCGTCGTGCGGGCGCCCGACCGGCGCTGAGCAGCCTCACGCGAGCTGCACGCGCGCCAGGCCGGCTCAGGCGCAGCAAGCAGCAGCCGAAGGCCCGACGCAGCCTGGCTCGTGGCGCCAGGAGCCCAGCAGGCCGAGCAGACTGCACCGGGCCAGCCCAGTGGCGAGGCCACCCACGCAGGCACGCTCCCGGACCAGCGGCCTGGCACAGCTAGCAGGCGGGCAGCAGCACGCCCAGCGGAGCAGAGGCCTGTCCCTCGAGGTGAGCAGCGTGCGTGGCCTGGCAGGCCGACCCACCGAGAGCAGGTGAAGCTACAGCGACGACAGCAGATCGTTCAGGTAGACAGCAGGTAAGCTTCTGCTACTCGGCTCTTCTAGTCTTCTGTGCAGTAAGGAGCAGGTTCTCGTTTTCTTGGGggaattaaagtttagtccctttcttttttttaagttttttttaaccTCTTTTAATCCATAAACTTTCAAACATAAAGATTAAATGGAGAACTAAAATGATTAGTCCTCTAGTCCCTTAGAGGGTGACTAAACGAGACTAAACGACACCCCTGCACTTCATTATTAATCAAGAAGATTAAGTGGATGCAAATTTTGTGTATTGATTAAAAGTTAATCGTTTTTAGTCCCCAGATCCAAATAGGGACTAAAGTCCCTCGAAACAGGCACATATGTGAATGCTTCGGGCTGCAGGAGAAATGATTAGGCAATCTTGATTAATTAGTTTATTACTTAAGCATTGTTCGCTTTGGCCGACAATAGTAGTACTACTGTAGTATGCATGCACAGTTAGTTCAATTCTCGGTACAGGTTCTTCTTGTAACAATGATCTACTTATGGTTATTAGGGCGTGCTTGCTTTCCAGCCAAGGGAAGCCACGCCACAAGACTATGGTGCCGATTCTGGGCGCCACATCAGGCACACTACATTGGTGTGTTATCCCATAGCGGGGAACTAATCAGCCCCTTATTCCTTGAGTAAATTTAGTAGTTCATGTGTTTTGTGATTTTCGGTTAGTACTTGAATTAATTATTTTTGCATGCTTAGTGAGTGAGGCTTTAATAGTGACTTGGCTTATTTCCTTGTGCAAGATTTTTGGTGCCTTGATTTGCGTTTGCTTCCGCTACGCTTTGAGCGTTTCTAATTGTTCCTAGGGTAAtcttgtcacgagttgacttgtgtcatcttgaTGATTGAAGCGAGGTGTGTTTGGGGTGGCAATCGAAATATAAACTTTGTTTTCGAAGAGAATTTTTAAAGGTTACTATTCACCCTCTAGTCGTCCGTCCCCGATCCTTCAAATTGACTTCTCTTATGTCCAATTTGTTTAAAGAAGAAGTGGTTACCGAGTTCATCTAAAAGAATCCGAATCAGCTGTTGGAGTGAGCCATACACTCTTCTCATGACACGCATTTTATCCCATAATAAAAAAGCACGGGAAAAGGAAGCTGGAACTGTAGGGGTACTTGCCAAGTGTTCGCGGCATTTCGCACATCTCAAACGCTTCGTTATTTATTAGGTCGGATTACGCAGAGCCCTGCATTTTATTGTTGCTACTTGCTATTGCTACTAGTACGCAAGCACTGCGATTCACTCCCGGCGCCAGTACAAGTATGCGATCGAGTATCATTTATTCTCCACGTACGACAACACCCCTAGCAGGTGAGGTTGTTCCCCGGGTCGACGGCGAACTGCTTGCAGTACTGCTTGTAGTACCGCACCCGCGCGTTCATCTGCGCGGTGTTCTTGCCGTTACACTCGAGGTCGCCGTTGATGGCCCTGGTCGTGGCGCCGAACCCCTGCGGCATCACCCGGTGCACGTTGTTCATCCAGTACCAGAGCGCCGCCTTGAACGCGACCACGGGGTCCTGCGCCACCTTGTCCGGGTTCCTGAGCCCGTCGAAGCCGATGCTCTTCCCCGCCGGCCCGTAGTTGTAGTTCCACGAGAGCTGCAGCGGCCCGCGCCCGTAGTACTTCTTCCCCGAGACGCACGGCCACTGCTTGTATTTCGGGTCGCGGTCGCAGTAGATGTTGCTCTTGTTGATCTCGCTGATGTAGCAGAGGTCTGTTTGTTCGACGACGTCATACAAAGAAACACACACACAATCAAGCCATGCAAACTGTGAATGATAATACTACTTTGTAGTCACAAAAAAATGCAATGTAATTAGACTCACTGCTGGTCTCGTGCGTGACGTGCGCGAAGAAGGCGGCGATCTCGCGCTTGCCCTGGGTCTGGGAGCCGCCGTGCGCGAAGCCCGGGTGCGACTTGACGGCGTTCAGGAACGCGCTCCGCGTGTAGAAGTTCTTGCCCTCGCACGAGCTCGGGGCCTGGTTCTTGATGCCGTTGAAGAACGAGTCGGTGACGACGCTGGCCACGTTCTGCGCGGCTGCCAggccggcggcgcagaggagcgCCAGCCCGAGAGCTAGGATCCTCGACGTTGCTGAGCTCGCCATACTGGATCACACAACGATCAGTTCCTGAGTAGGTTTCCTTACTGCGGTGGACCTTCTTGCTGTGAGGTGAGTTGGGGTGGTGTCCTTGGTGCCGTTTAATCGTTTATATAGGGAGCACGGCTCTTGTCGCTGTACTATGCTGTATGTGATTCAAACTTGACGGGCTTGACTAGCAGCTAAGTCGGTCCAGCATTGTACTGGCACTACTGTTCCACATTATGAAATTGTGGCACATGTCTAAACTCGTACTCTCGTTTCAGAAACTGCGACGACTGCGGGCTAGCTGCAACGCATGTTAAGATTTGTGATTTGGTCCATTTGGATAGCGGCCGTATACTTTTGACTACTTGGTGGAAATCTGGTGAGTGCTACCGGGACACGTCTttcatttcttttgttttttctcaTTCGCGTAGACATTGCGATCATCCGGCAGCTGTATTGTGTTGAACCAGTACGCATCAGGCATGTGCAAACTTATTGTTGTGATAATTAGTAGTACCATAAAGGAAgaacataagtttttttttaaacacaGTATAGACGCACTGGTGGAAGTTTATCGATGCAATGCACCAGTCTGGTGGTTGCTTTGGCTGGATATACGAAGTACCTAGGCGTCATCTGGACCCTTTGCATTGCAAGCCCTTTCGTACCTTTGGTAAGGGTGTGTTTCGATGATAAATGATAACCGTTTACTTGTAACTAATTCTTGTGTTTTGAAGCGAATCATAATTG from Setaria italica strain Yugu1 chromosome VII, Setaria_italica_v2.0, whole genome shotgun sequence includes the following:
- the LOC101762773 gene encoding endochitinase B, with amino-acid sequence MASSATSRILALGLALLCAAGLAAAQNVASVVTDSFFNGIKNQAPSSCEGKNFYTRSAFLNAVKSHPGFAHGGSQTQGKREIAAFFAHVTHETSNLCYISEINKSNIYCDRDPKYKQWPCVSGKKYYGRGPLQLSWNYNYGPAGKSIGFDGLRNPDKVAQDPVVAFKAALWYWMNNVHRVMPQGFGATTRAINGDLECNGKNTAQMNARVRYYKQYCKQFAVDPGNNLTC